In Halorhabdus tiamatea SARL4B, a genomic segment contains:
- a CDS encoding NADH-quinone oxidoreductase subunit I: MSLPGKLVPEALKTLGKDRATVSYPKNKRTLPERFRGAVEFDPDPCTGCGMCERHCAADAIEVGTDDDGNVTWAYDVARCMFCGQCAESCPTDAIVMGQEFELADSDRESFEESYTFER; encoded by the coding sequence ATGAGCTTACCAGGCAAACTCGTCCCCGAGGCGCTGAAGACCCTCGGGAAAGACCGGGCGACCGTATCGTACCCCAAGAACAAGCGGACGCTCCCGGAGCGCTTCCGTGGCGCTGTCGAGTTCGATCCCGACCCCTGTACGGGGTGTGGGATGTGTGAACGCCACTGCGCGGCCGACGCGATCGAAGTCGGGACCGACGACGACGGCAACGTCACCTGGGCGTACGACGTCGCCAGGTGCATGTTCTGTGGGCAATGTGCGGAGTCCTGCCCGACCGACGCGATCGTGATGGGCCAGGAGTTCGAACTCGCAGACAGTGACCGGGAGTCCTTCGAGGAATCGTACACCTTCGAACGGTGA
- a CDS encoding hydrogenase maturation protease, translated as MTTPPQIDTADRVALVGMGSELRGDDAVGLEVVRRLSGIEDDRLRVIEGGVAPENQTGVIRRFEPDWIVLVDAIAFDGEPGDSKWIDSADLGGESFSSHKSTPAMLETFLTREMDANVALFGVEPARIEFGTELSPAVERRLDELAAELSDVLGGTQ; from the coding sequence GTGACGACGCCACCGCAAATCGACACCGCCGATCGCGTCGCCCTCGTCGGTATGGGCTCGGAACTGCGCGGCGACGACGCCGTCGGCCTCGAAGTCGTCCGGCGACTGTCCGGGATCGAGGACGATCGACTCCGCGTGATCGAGGGCGGCGTCGCCCCCGAGAACCAGACGGGCGTGATCCGTCGGTTCGAGCCCGACTGGATCGTGCTGGTCGACGCGATCGCCTTCGACGGCGAGCCCGGTGACTCCAAGTGGATCGATTCTGCCGACCTCGGTGGCGAGTCCTTTTCGTCTCATAAGTCGACTCCGGCGATGCTGGAAACGTTCCTCACTCGCGAGATGGACGCCAACGTCGCCTTGTTTGGCGTCGAGCCGGCCCGGATCGAGTTCGGGACCGAGCTTTCGCCCGCCGTGGAGCGACGCCTCGACGAGCTGGCCGCGGAATTGAGCGACGTGCTCGGCGGTACCCAGTAG
- a CDS encoding complex I subunit 5 family protein, with amino-acid sequence MTETPLATVPLLALFAGIFATYLVGRIRHERSTQATGVVAVASLLVALGATWSLWTSSLPIEYAIGGAGVGIQVTALGVFLSVVACLAGLAVAVYAMAGTDDDGATELYYPLVLAAVAGVVGIGVSADLFSLYVFFEVMAVATYALVPFAVSRASAVEAGFKYVVLNAVGSVLAIFGVSLVYAETGGTLAFGPVAAALSDTTEIATAAVLFLVVGFGVKAAIVPLHTWVPDAYAESPAGASALLAGLATPAAAVAMVKALSVFPGTVPVGLVLVVFGAITMTVGNFLALGQRDLKRLLAYSSIPHVGYVIFGFGIGFYGDFGVAVDGALFHVLANAFMKGGAFLAVGAIAYRLASTDVANPRHLDDLAGIGYRMPVAAGAIAVAVLALAGVPPLAGFWGKLLIVVGGAEVSGWLGVALALLVIGNSFLSLGYYLPVLRSLFASPEDAVSSAARTPTLLAIPILGLTAGTILLGIVPSVGFDLVGPATDVLLSGVMP; translated from the coding sequence GTGACCGAGACGCCGCTCGCGACGGTCCCGTTGCTCGCGCTGTTCGCGGGCATCTTCGCCACGTATCTGGTCGGCCGAATCCGACACGAGCGATCGACCCAGGCGACCGGCGTCGTCGCGGTCGCATCGTTGCTCGTCGCACTCGGCGCGACCTGGTCACTGTGGACGTCGTCACTTCCGATCGAGTACGCGATCGGCGGGGCCGGTGTCGGCATCCAGGTTACCGCCCTCGGCGTCTTCCTGTCGGTCGTCGCGTGTCTGGCCGGGCTCGCAGTCGCCGTCTACGCGATGGCTGGCACGGACGACGACGGGGCGACGGAACTCTATTATCCCCTGGTGCTCGCGGCAGTCGCCGGCGTCGTCGGCATCGGGGTTTCGGCGGACCTGTTCTCGCTGTACGTCTTCTTCGAGGTGATGGCCGTCGCGACGTACGCGCTTGTGCCGTTCGCGGTTTCCCGGGCGAGTGCCGTCGAGGCCGGATTCAAGTACGTCGTGCTGAACGCCGTCGGATCGGTGCTCGCGATCTTCGGGGTCTCGCTGGTGTACGCCGAAACGGGCGGAACGCTCGCGTTCGGCCCGGTTGCGGCGGCGCTCTCGGACACGACGGAGATCGCAACGGCCGCCGTGCTCTTCCTGGTCGTCGGCTTCGGCGTGAAGGCAGCGATCGTCCCGCTGCACACGTGGGTGCCGGACGCCTACGCCGAATCGCCGGCCGGCGCGAGCGCGTTGCTCGCAGGCCTGGCGACGCCCGCTGCCGCCGTGGCGATGGTCAAGGCGCTGTCTGTGTTCCCGGGCACGGTCCCGGTCGGACTCGTCCTGGTCGTCTTCGGCGCGATCACGATGACCGTCGGGAACTTCCTCGCGCTCGGGCAACGTGACCTCAAACGGTTGCTCGCCTACTCGTCGATCCCCCACGTCGGCTACGTGATTTTCGGGTTCGGGATCGGTTTCTACGGCGACTTTGGCGTCGCGGTCGACGGGGCGCTCTTTCACGTCCTCGCGAACGCCTTTATGAAGGGCGGGGCCTTCCTCGCCGTCGGTGCGATCGCCTACCGCCTCGCGAGTACTGACGTGGCGAACCCGCGCCACCTCGACGACCTCGCGGGGATCGGCTACCGGATGCCGGTCGCCGCCGGCGCGATCGCGGTCGCGGTGCTGGCGCTGGCCGGCGTCCCGCCGCTCGCTGGCTTCTGGGGCAAACTCCTCATCGTCGTCGGGGGCGCGGAAGTGTCAGGATGGCTCGGCGTCGCCCTCGCGCTGCTGGTGATCGGCAACTCGTTCCTCTCGCTGGGGTACTACCTGCCGGTTCTGCGGAGCCTCTTTGCCAGCCCAGAGGACGCTGTGAGTTCGGCCGCTCG